One Acidobacteriota bacterium genomic window carries:
- a CDS encoding STAS/SEC14 domain-containing protein translates to MLFKISLLESKNLLYVGLTGNLTVADLMNLRKMVLNFPGYVRSLNTLLDLRFIEGLRLTAFEIRYLADTAISNPGTQCAIVTDNQLAFANGRMYSAFSESKKREVRVFRLLESACQWLHLCEKDLDLIHPLTDHSADGERLTQSIETGGVHRSNTVRSCSILTGLEI, encoded by the coding sequence ATGTTATTCAAAATATCCCTTCTTGAATCTAAAAACCTGCTTTACGTCGGGTTGACCGGCAACCTCACCGTCGCCGATTTAATGAACCTGCGCAAAATGGTGTTGAATTTTCCGGGCTATGTTCGCTCATTGAATACCTTATTGGATTTGCGGTTTATCGAGGGCTTGAGGTTAACCGCTTTCGAGATTCGCTATCTGGCGGATACGGCTATATCGAATCCGGGGACGCAATGCGCCATCGTCACCGATAACCAGTTAGCCTTCGCCAATGGGCGAATGTATAGCGCCTTTAGCGAATCGAAAAAGCGAGAGGTCAGAGTTTTCCGGTTGCTGGAAAGTGCCTGCCAATGGCTCCACCTATGTGAAAAAGATTTAGACCTGATCCATCCATTAACCGATCATTCGGCAGATGGAGAACGGCTCACTCAAAGCATTGAAACCGGCGGTGTCCATCGCTCCAATACGGTGCGGAGTTGTTCGATATTGACGGGTTTGGAAATATAG
- a CDS encoding glycosyltransferase family 39 protein — translation MEATETITTAQPAGTKTFVMRITSYWTVTAIGFAGALVLLWRLGSGSLDDWDEAIYAQISKEAVEGGHWWTLHWGFAPYLRKPPVFMWTTAIFYEVFGVSEFWARAASAFSGIALLVVTYLIAKQIDDRWVGFAAVVILLTSYQFVASSRFGTTDIMLTFFIYLAVYGYLRVQSGDARGWYVIWISCALALMTKSAAGVIAPLAIILALFLDRRFKTAIRLPQFWRGLFMAFIIIVPWHISMVAQHGQAFIEQYISHSIVDRSVGALDQHTGDRYYYIDRLQKYFFPWVYVTPFAIALTIKEMMQGRIGARILLLIAMLNFGICLMVQTKLRWYIVPLYPALAILNASLFVQALKAYQSVAFSCLLMAVFVVALLAPLKIVLIFGITGMAVVLLAFANKKMIYRPVALMMCAFLITVGANTLKPLYQGSETPVAKLARLAGSANANHQLPVIVTSNLFKPTPLFYSDRPVEVAYSADELAQFIQQPREIILAEKDIAALSGLYKIEVIEKAAPLVYATISRLKTP, via the coding sequence ATGGAAGCAACCGAAACCATCACCACCGCACAACCTGCCGGGACGAAGACATTCGTTATGCGCATCACATCGTACTGGACAGTGACGGCTATCGGGTTTGCCGGGGCGCTTGTTCTGCTATGGCGACTTGGCAGCGGCAGCCTCGATGATTGGGACGAAGCCATCTATGCGCAAATTTCCAAAGAGGCAGTTGAAGGCGGACACTGGTGGACGCTGCATTGGGGATTTGCGCCCTATCTCAGAAAGCCTCCCGTGTTCATGTGGACGACGGCGATTTTTTATGAGGTTTTCGGAGTCAGTGAATTTTGGGCAAGGGCGGCTTCGGCGTTTTCCGGTATCGCGTTGCTTGTCGTGACTTACCTGATTGCCAAACAGATTGATGACCGCTGGGTTGGATTCGCGGCAGTTGTCATCTTACTGACCAGTTATCAATTTGTCGCCTCTTCGCGTTTTGGCACGACCGATATCATGCTCACCTTTTTTATCTATCTGGCGGTCTATGGTTATCTGCGCGTTCAATCAGGTGATGCGCGCGGGTGGTATGTGATTTGGATTTCCTGCGCGCTGGCTTTAATGACCAAGTCGGCTGCCGGAGTCATTGCGCCCCTCGCCATCATCCTGGCGTTGTTTTTGGACAGGCGTTTTAAGACGGCAATCCGGTTACCACAATTCTGGCGCGGACTTTTTATGGCGTTTATCATCATCGTTCCCTGGCACATCAGCATGGTCGCGCAACACGGGCAGGCTTTCATTGAGCAATATATTAGTCACAGCATCGTAGATCGCTCAGTCGGCGCGCTCGATCAGCATACCGGCGACCGCTACTACTACATTGACCGGTTGCAGAAATATTTTTTCCCCTGGGTCTATGTCACCCCGTTTGCGATTGCCCTGACGATCAAAGAAATGATGCAGGGGCGCATAGGCGCGCGAATTTTATTGCTCATTGCAATGTTGAATTTTGGCATCTGTTTGATGGTGCAAACCAAGTTGAGATGGTACATCGTGCCGCTCTATCCGGCGCTGGCGATTCTCAACGCATCGTTGTTTGTGCAAGCCTTGAAAGCTTACCAGTCCGTCGCCTTTAGTTGTCTGTTAATGGCAGTGTTTGTCGTCGCCTTGCTGGCTCCTTTAAAAATCGTTTTGATATTTGGCATCACAGGAATGGCAGTTGTGCTATTGGCGTTTGCAAACAAGAAGATGATTTATCGACCCGTTGCCTTGATGATGTGCGCTTTTCTGATAACCGTTGGAGCGAACACCCTGAAGCCACTTTACCAAGGCAGCGAAACGCCTGTAGCCAAGCTTGCGCGTCTTGCCGGCAGCGCAAACGCTAATCACCAGTTGCCCGTAATCGTTACCTCCAACCTTTTTAAACCGACGCCGTTATTTTATAGCGACAGACCAGTGGAGGTCGCTTATAGCGCAGATGAACTGGCGCAATTTATTCAGCAGCCGAGAGAAATTATTTTGGCTGAAAAAGATATTGCGGCGTTGTCGGGCTTGTACAAGATTGAAGTTATCGAAAAAGCCGCACCGCTGGTTTATGCCACCATTAGCCGATTGAAAACGCCATGA
- a CDS encoding glycosyltransferase family 39 protein: MKKASISIMPDLHRKQRLIATNAASLITPQIIAVLMVALILRLYLLRQPFVDAFSWRQSSTAMIADNYYRNNWNIFYPEVNWSGAGASYQGRELQTVSYLAALLYKILGAHDWLGRSVAVMFGVLGIFALYQLVRLVWDEERATCSAAIMALLPGSIFIERSLLPDAAMVALVTTSFWLLVVYLKTNRTLYLLLAGVIGAWGFCTKISGLIIGLPMAYAVISITGKRRLFTKTKLTAIAIFGVLTLIPVIAYYLWARHLALTYPPYHFAGAGNWVWDDGISRWWEQKFFLALLIRRFTDWLWTLPVIILVALGLLLRANQRTDALASLKNPASTTDSMKAAWLFHWWMLAGVVFYLIGAKELVNNPWNFHIINPAAAALAGQAILWIAIFAKRLIHPLAKPLIITLLLALIFFRGQQGLSFMYKPYAEDGYQLGLALRRITAPESLVVTIADDPGDPVAIYYSGRRGWVFPPARPDKSWGVIPEDAEAIRLFEELRAEGAGWLGMVRSQKQELIKRHPLFVEHLERTCELQQSESGFVVYRILSPEAVAKP; encoded by the coding sequence ATGAAAAAAGCCAGCATCAGCATTATGCCTGACCTTCATCGCAAGCAGCGCTTGATTGCGACAAATGCCGCCTCGCTGATTACGCCGCAAATTATCGCTGTGTTGATGGTCGCTCTTATCTTGCGACTGTATCTGCTGCGTCAACCTTTTGTTGATGCCTTCAGTTGGCGACAATCGAGCACGGCAATGATTGCCGACAATTATTATCGCAACAACTGGAATATTTTTTACCCGGAGGTGAATTGGAGCGGGGCAGGAGCAAGTTATCAGGGACGCGAGTTGCAAACTGTGAGTTACCTTGCGGCGCTGCTTTACAAAATACTGGGAGCGCACGATTGGCTGGGGCGTTCGGTTGCAGTGATGTTTGGTGTGCTTGGCATCTTTGCCCTCTACCAACTCGTCCGTCTGGTGTGGGATGAAGAGCGCGCCACCTGTAGCGCCGCAATAATGGCTTTGCTTCCCGGAAGCATTTTTATCGAACGGTCTTTGCTTCCCGATGCGGCAATGGTTGCATTGGTGACCACCAGTTTTTGGCTTCTGGTTGTCTATTTAAAAACCAATCGTACCCTGTACCTGTTGCTTGCGGGGGTAATCGGCGCGTGGGGTTTTTGCACGAAAATTTCCGGCTTGATTATCGGGTTGCCAATGGCATACGCGGTAATTTCAATCACCGGAAAGCGGCGGTTGTTCACGAAAACCAAACTGACTGCAATCGCGATATTCGGCGTGCTCACGCTGATTCCGGTAATTGCTTACTACCTGTGGGCGAGACATCTGGCGCTTACTTATCCGCCTTATCATTTTGCCGGAGCAGGGAACTGGGTATGGGATGATGGGATTAGCCGATGGTGGGAGCAAAAGTTTTTTCTTGCGCTCCTCATCCGTCGCTTCACCGATTGGCTATGGACATTGCCGGTCATTATTCTTGTGGCGCTCGGTCTACTCTTACGCGCAAACCAGAGGACGGATGCTTTAGCGTCTTTGAAAAACCCAGCATCAACGACTGATTCAATGAAAGCCGCCTGGCTGTTTCACTGGTGGATGCTGGCAGGCGTGGTGTTTTACCTGATTGGCGCAAAGGAACTGGTCAATAACCCCTGGAACTTTCACATCATCAATCCGGCAGCGGCGGCACTCGCCGGACAGGCGATTTTATGGATAGCGATTTTTGCAAAACGCCTCATTCATCCGCTGGCAAAGCCTTTGATTATTACCTTGCTTCTGGCGCTGATCTTTTTTCGCGGTCAGCAAGGGCTAAGTTTTATGTACAAGCCTTACGCCGAAGATGGCTATCAACTCGGACTCGCGCTTCGCCGGATAACTGCGCCGGAATCGCTGGTCGTCACCATAGCCGATGACCCCGGCGACCCTGTGGCGATTTATTATAGCGGCAGACGCGGCTGGGTATTTCCACCGGCACGCCCGGATAAATCATGGGGCGTGATACCCGAAGACGCGGAAGCGATTCGACTCTTTGAAGAACTCAGAGCCGAGGGCGCAGGTTGGTTAGGGATGGTCAGAAGCCAAAAGCAGGAACTAATAAAGCGCCATCCTCTATTCGTCGAACATCTCGAGCGCACCTGTGAGTTGCAACAAAGCGAGTCGGGCTTTGTGGTTTATCGCATACTCAGCCCGGAAGCAGTCGCCAAGCCATAA
- a CDS encoding PAS domain-containing protein, which yields MSIGGIAYRAIVALGEAEKWMSHSYRVIDDIDAFDNEVAMLISGQRNYLLSNRKPDLEHFHQAIDSTKQKLQTLSALMRNNAIQQEHLDEIESLVSRIFNLLQQEVERKSFPPGETGSEPALTESADISLADLHDLISGIKDEEASLLTRRIIDYQTAGKYTLKTLLVGSVIAFVLLIFAIYFFRREVIRRKQALEFLWEGEDRFKAFMNNSPAVAFMKDSEGRMVFINKPFERLFNLRPENVYGKTDYQLWPAKIAEQLRQNDLQVLSTGKMLEVIEDVPTADGAPHRWLSFKFPFRDRNGKLFVGGKAIDLTERLKAEALAQQESRMLQSLLDNLPDAIYFKDTRSRFTRVSKHVHLRGITSPEEAIGKTDFDFFSNEHACEAYEDEQEIVRTGIPIIDKVEKETFFDQTEAWVMTTKAPIFDEDGKVTGIVGASRDISALKKIEKELRESKRFIESITEHSTSIIYLFDLERLVYTYSNRQFFDFMGFTFAQIEAMSKNLFATVIHPEDLPGFIRHWRDFLEKADGEVVEYEVRSKNGWGEWRWVWAREVVFKRNASGKPKLIIGTAQDITERKQLEAELHQARDLAMESARLKSEFLANMSHEIRTPMNGVIGMTNLLLDTPLNAEQRDFTETIQASADSLLTIINDILDFSKIEAGKLLIEKFDFDLRHLVESTIALLAGRAQEKGLELAALIYNEVPTSLHGDAGRLRQVLTNLIGNAIKFTEKGEVTIRVRLESETPAQVVLRFLVSDTGIGISETALKRLFQPFVQADGSATRRYGGTGLGLAISKQLVELMGGEIGVENQSRPGSTFWFTAPLDKQAEKGFELVVPSSHLEGISILIIDDSETSQHILLEQMAGWKTIIETAIDEDTGMKILKTRVREGHPIDIMIINFHLHEERAFELARQIKADKTIAKTQIILLTNQGERGNAQRARHTGIAAYLTKPIRQSQLFDCLMTVTNTLLVPAVRENTPSALITRHSLAEGQLPRNTRILLAEDNLVNQKVTLQQLKRLGYSAVVVGNGLAAIKTLETVEENFDVILMDCQMPEMDGYEATAEIRRREDGFAHIPIIAMTASALEGDREKCKAAGMDDYISKPVNIEQLRTVLERWTPPVSML from the coding sequence ATGAGTATCGGAGGGATTGCTTATCGAGCGATTGTGGCTTTAGGAGAAGCTGAAAAATGGATGAGCCATTCTTATCGGGTCATCGACGACATTGATGCGTTCGATAATGAAGTCGCCATGCTAATCTCTGGTCAACGAAATTATCTGTTAAGCAACCGGAAGCCTGACCTTGAGCATTTTCATCAGGCGATTGATTCCACAAAACAAAAACTGCAAACGCTATCGGCTCTGATGAGGAATAACGCAATCCAGCAGGAGCATCTGGATGAGATTGAATCTCTGGTGTCGCGCATCTTTAACCTGCTTCAACAGGAAGTCGAGAGAAAATCTTTTCCACCAGGTGAAACCGGCAGCGAGCCGGCGCTAACTGAGAGCGCCGATATTTCACTTGCTGATCTTCACGATTTGATTTCAGGAATAAAAGACGAAGAAGCGAGCCTGCTGACCCGGCGGATTATCGATTATCAAACTGCCGGTAAATACACCTTGAAGACGCTACTGGTTGGCTCGGTGATTGCTTTTGTTCTGCTGATATTCGCCATCTATTTTTTTCGCCGTGAGGTAATCAGGCGAAAACAGGCTTTGGAATTTTTATGGGAAGGTGAAGACCGCTTTAAAGCGTTTATGAATAACAGCCCGGCGGTCGCCTTTATGAAGGATAGCGAAGGTCGAATGGTGTTTATTAATAAGCCCTTTGAACGCCTTTTTAATTTGCGCCCTGAGAATGTCTACGGAAAAACCGATTACCAACTGTGGCCTGCAAAAATCGCCGAGCAATTGCGGCAAAATGATCTTCAGGTATTGTCCACAGGTAAAATGCTTGAGGTCATCGAGGATGTGCCTACGGCGGATGGCGCTCCGCATCGCTGGCTTAGTTTCAAATTTCCCTTTAGAGATCGAAACGGCAAGCTGTTTGTCGGCGGCAAGGCGATTGATTTGACCGAACGCCTCAAAGCCGAAGCCCTTGCTCAACAAGAGAGCCGGATGTTGCAATCCTTGCTGGATAATTTACCGGATGCCATTTATTTCAAAGACACGCGGAGTCGCTTTACGCGGGTGAGTAAACATGTTCACCTGCGAGGCATCACTTCGCCTGAAGAAGCTATCGGCAAAACCGACTTCGATTTCTTTTCCAATGAACATGCCTGTGAAGCTTACGAAGACGAACAGGAAATTGTCAGAACCGGCATTCCGATTATTGATAAAGTTGAAAAGGAAACTTTTTTTGATCAAACCGAAGCCTGGGTGATGACCACCAAAGCGCCAATCTTTGATGAAGACGGAAAAGTAACCGGAATCGTTGGCGCATCACGCGATATTTCGGCGCTCAAAAAAATCGAAAAGGAACTGCGCGAAAGTAAACGCTTCATTGAAAGTATTACGGAACATTCGACCAGCATCATCTACCTTTTTGATCTTGAACGCCTGGTTTATACCTATTCCAATCGACAATTTTTCGACTTCATGGGGTTCACCTTCGCGCAAATTGAAGCGATGAGTAAGAACCTGTTTGCCACAGTGATTCACCCGGAAGATTTGCCGGGCTTTATCCGGCATTGGCGAGACTTTCTGGAAAAAGCCGATGGGGAAGTCGTGGAATACGAAGTGCGCAGCAAAAACGGCTGGGGGGAGTGGCGTTGGGTATGGGCGCGCGAAGTCGTCTTTAAACGCAATGCTTCAGGTAAACCGAAACTGATTATCGGCACCGCCCAGGACATCACCGAGCGCAAACAATTGGAGGCGGAGTTACATCAGGCGCGCGATCTGGCGATGGAGTCGGCGCGCTTGAAATCAGAATTCTTAGCCAATATGAGTCACGAAATCCGCACGCCCATGAACGGCGTAATCGGCATGACGAACCTCTTGTTGGATACCCCGTTGAATGCCGAACAACGCGATTTTACGGAAACCATTCAAGCCAGCGCCGACTCGTTATTGACGATTATTAATGACATTCTCGATTTTTCAAAAATTGAAGCGGGCAAACTATTAATCGAGAAATTTGATTTTGATTTACGCCATCTGGTGGAATCAACTATCGCTTTACTTGCCGGGCGCGCGCAGGAAAAAGGTCTCGAACTGGCTGCCCTGATTTACAATGAGGTTCCGACCAGCCTGCACGGAGATGCCGGAAGACTGCGCCAGGTCTTAACCAATCTCATCGGTAATGCGATTAAATTCACCGAAAAAGGCGAAGTGACGATTCGGGTCAGGCTGGAAAGCGAAACCCCCGCGCAGGTGGTGTTGCGATTTTTAGTGAGCGATACCGGAATCGGAATTTCCGAGACTGCTCTCAAAAGACTGTTTCAACCCTTTGTGCAAGCCGATGGCTCAGCCACACGACGTTATGGGGGAACGGGATTGGGCTTGGCAATATCGAAACAACTGGTTGAATTGATGGGTGGCGAAATCGGCGTCGAAAATCAATCCCGACCGGGGTCAACATTTTGGTTCACTGCGCCACTGGATAAGCAGGCGGAAAAAGGCTTTGAACTCGTTGTGCCATCATCACACCTGGAAGGCATCTCTATCTTGATAATTGACGATTCAGAGACCAGTCAACATATTCTCCTTGAGCAAATGGCAGGATGGAAAACCATCATCGAAACCGCCATTGATGAGGATACGGGCATGAAGATACTGAAAACCCGCGTGAGAGAAGGGCATCCTATCGACATCATGATTATCAATTTTCATTTACATGAAGAGCGCGCCTTTGAACTCGCCCGTCAAATCAAAGCGGATAAGACCATCGCCAAAACCCAAATCATCTTACTGACCAATCAGGGAGAGCGCGGCAATGCCCAACGGGCGAGACACACGGGAATCGCCGCTTACCTCACTAAACCCATTCGCCAATCTCAACTGTTTGATTGCCTGATGACCGTGACCAACACCCTGCTGGTTCCGGCAGTCCGGGAAAATACGCCGTCGGCGCTGATCACCCGTCACAGCTTGGCAGAAGGTCAATTGCCAAGAAATACCCGCATTCTTTTAGCCGAAGATAATCTGGTGAATCAGAAAGTGACCCTGCAACAATTGAAACGTCTGGGATATAGCGCGGTGGTTGTCGGCAATGGCTTGGCAGCCATCAAAACTCTGGAAACGGTTGAAGAAAATTTCGATGTGATTTTAATGGATTGCCAGATGCCGGAGATGGATGGTTACGAAGCAACCGCAGAAATCCGCCGCCGCGAAGACGGGTTTGCGCATATTCCGATTATTGCGATGACCGCAAGCGCCCTGGAAGGCGACCGGGAAAAATGCAAAGCAGCCGGAATGGATGACTATATTTCCAAACCCGTCAATATCGAACAACTCCGCACCGTATTGGAGCGATGGACACCGCCGGTTTCAATGCTTTGA
- a CDS encoding PAS domain S-box protein, with amino-acid sequence MSVYQKIFKYAPIGIAFVGADFKLLKVNPMLCQILGYDEAELLGKTFVDITHREDIDKDVNLITQLFRGEISSYRIEKRYITKDQRIIWGNLTATLFHNQDGTIQALKLVEDITERKHTEEALKISEQRFRLFMEMAADGIMIFDQAGNILMANTKARELLGYNEEEVLQLNLQAIVAPEDLQRQPIRYAQMQRGETIQDERLLIRKDGSQLTVDVSAKFLPDMGFQVIFRDVSQRKAHEADMKELIENLEKALANVRTLEDLLPICSVCKKIRNDDGYWQQIESYITEQTGTHFSHAICRDCAKELYPDYYDRMFAHEKMTVSG; translated from the coding sequence GTGTCGGTTTATCAAAAGATATTCAAATATGCGCCGATTGGCATTGCCTTTGTGGGTGCGGATTTCAAATTACTCAAAGTCAATCCCATGCTTTGCCAAATTCTCGGTTATGATGAAGCGGAACTTTTAGGTAAAACCTTTGTCGATATTACCCACCGCGAAGACATCGACAAGGATGTCAATTTAATTACCCAATTATTTCGCGGCGAGATTTCCAGTTATCGCATTGAAAAACGCTATATCACCAAAGACCAACGCATCATCTGGGGCAATCTGACCGCAACGCTTTTTCATAATCAAGACGGGACCATACAAGCGCTCAAATTAGTCGAAGACATCACGGAACGTAAACATACCGAAGAAGCTTTGAAAATCAGTGAGCAGCGCTTCCGTTTATTCATGGAGATGGCTGCCGATGGCATTATGATATTTGATCAAGCAGGCAATATTTTGATGGCGAACACCAAAGCCCGTGAGTTGCTCGGATACAATGAAGAAGAAGTTCTTCAATTAAATCTTCAAGCCATCGTGGCTCCCGAAGATTTGCAAAGGCAACCCATCCGTTATGCGCAGATGCAACGGGGCGAAACCATTCAGGATGAACGCCTGCTTATCAGAAAAGACGGCAGTCAGTTGACCGTTGATGTCAGCGCCAAATTCCTTCCCGATATGGGTTTTCAGGTCATCTTTCGCGACGTCAGTCAGCGAAAAGCCCACGAAGCCGACATGAAAGAATTAATCGAGAATTTGGAAAAGGCACTGGCAAACGTCAGAACCCTGGAGGATTTATTGCCCATTTGTTCAGTCTGTAAAAAAATCCGCAACGATGATGGCTACTGGCAACAAATAGAATCTTATATTACCGAACAAACGGGCACACATTTTAGCCATGCGATTTGTCGGGATTGCGCCAAAGAGTTGTATCCTGATTATTATGACCGGATGTTTGCACATGAAAAAATGACCGTCAGTGGTTAA
- a CDS encoding HAMP domain-containing sensor histidine kinase, translating into MASDNLTTLYAPAERASADTIQKQKDYFINLPFLRRFLDTIPEVVVVLNKERQIVYANKNVACLMDEDHKDALFGKRPGEALNCIHAFESQGGCGTTEFCRNCGAVNAILKSKNQEYVTEECRIINTSGEPLDLRVVASPLKLANQDFTIFYAEDISHEKRRQALERIFFHDLINTAGGILGLTDLLKDSPTEETEELCSMIQMVARDLVEEIKTQRDLKAAEDNNLTVNLTTFSTQELLQDLLNTYSNHVVAQDRALRIDAYAEEMLMTSDKVLLRRVIGNLVKNALEATESGDCVTIGVECKGEELEFWVHNPSFIPRNVQLQLFQRSFSTKGVGRGLGTYSVKLLSERYLHGNVAFETSVESGTRFKARFPVSLRE; encoded by the coding sequence ATGGCATCAGATAATTTGACGACGCTTTATGCTCCGGCAGAAAGAGCCTCTGCTGACACCATTCAAAAACAGAAAGATTATTTCATCAATCTGCCATTTTTAAGACGCTTTCTCGATACCATCCCAGAAGTCGTCGTCGTGCTCAATAAAGAACGCCAAATCGTTTACGCCAACAAAAACGTCGCCTGTTTGATGGATGAAGACCACAAAGACGCTTTGTTTGGCAAACGACCGGGTGAAGCCTTGAACTGCATACACGCTTTTGAATCCCAAGGCGGTTGCGGAACCACGGAATTTTGTCGCAATTGTGGCGCGGTCAATGCCATTTTAAAGAGTAAAAATCAAGAATATGTTACCGAAGAATGTCGGATTATTAATACCAGCGGTGAACCGCTAGACCTGCGTGTGGTGGCTTCGCCGCTCAAATTGGCAAACCAGGATTTTACGATTTTCTACGCCGAAGACATCAGCCATGAGAAAAGGCGGCAGGCGCTTGAACGAATCTTTTTCCATGACCTGATCAATACTGCCGGAGGCATTCTGGGACTAACCGATTTATTAAAAGACTCGCCTACTGAGGAAACCGAAGAACTGTGTTCAATGATTCAGATGGTAGCCAGAGATTTGGTTGAAGAGATTAAAACGCAAAGGGATTTGAAAGCTGCCGAAGACAATAATCTCACGGTTAATCTGACGACCTTTAGCACCCAGGAATTGTTACAGGATTTATTGAACACCTACAGTAACCATGTGGTTGCCCAAGATCGCGCCTTACGCATTGATGCCTACGCCGAAGAGATGCTCATGACTTCGGATAAGGTACTACTGCGGCGGGTGATTGGCAACCTGGTGAAAAATGCCTTAGAGGCTACCGAAAGCGGTGACTGTGTGACCATAGGGGTAGAGTGTAAAGGCGAAGAGTTGGAATTTTGGGTACATAATCCGAGCTTCATTCCGCGCAATGTGCAGTTGCAACTCTTTCAACGTTCATTTTCGACGAAAGGTGTGGGCAGGGGTCTGGGCACCTACAGCGTCAAGCTTTTAAGTGAACGTTACCTGCATGGCAATGTCGCTTTTGAAACCTCGGTTGAATCAGGAACCAGGTTTAAAGCCCGCTTCCCGGTTTCGCTGAGGGAATGA
- a CDS encoding class I SAM-dependent methyltransferase, which yields MNKLTWEVFELMFYSWKVKFLKTPRGNHLWRRWRVWRGDAVGDYGHLPDHIRKYAPGHRFADIGCMWGVNGDYAFLAEACGATEVKAVDVFGPTPEFEAKKQAQNSAVEFILGDACHPETIARVGVVDVVFCAGVLYHHPSPFDLLVALRRMCEKTLILRTSAIPEIKGLANAAIFYPMLKPQDRKGWDLRSLGVGRQVGISDGFEPHQGYGNWFWGLTPSCITSLLETAGFSIERRFNEPFSQTFICNAVAPAFAHRLPYEDEARSLGQRVSASGTARPS from the coding sequence ATGAACAAATTAACCTGGGAGGTGTTTGAACTGATGTTCTATTCCTGGAAAGTGAAATTTTTAAAGACCCCTCGCGGCAATCATCTTTGGCGCAGATGGCGGGTGTGGCGCGGCGATGCGGTTGGTGATTATGGACACTTGCCCGACCACATTCGCAAATATGCTCCGGGTCATCGCTTCGCAGACATCGGCTGTATGTGGGGCGTCAATGGTGACTACGCATTTCTGGCTGAAGCGTGTGGCGCAACCGAAGTGAAAGCAGTTGACGTGTTTGGTCCGACGCCGGAATTTGAAGCCAAAAAACAGGCGCAGAATTCTGCGGTTGAGTTCATTCTCGGCGATGCCTGTCACCCGGAAACTATCGCGCGCGTTGGCGTCGTCGATGTGGTTTTCTGTGCGGGGGTGCTCTACCATCATCCCAGCCCTTTCGATTTGCTGGTGGCGTTGCGCCGCATGTGTGAAAAGACTTTGATTTTGAGAACCTCTGCGATTCCCGAAATCAAGGGGCTGGCAAACGCCGCCATCTTCTATCCGATGCTCAAACCGCAGGACAGAAAAGGTTGGGATTTGCGAAGCCTTGGCGTCGGTCGACAAGTCGGCATAAGCGATGGCTTTGAACCGCATCAAGGCTATGGGAACTGGTTCTGGGGATTGACGCCCTCCTGTATAACCTCGCTTCTGGAGACCGCAGGATTCAGTATCGAACGGCGATTTAACGAACCCTTTTCACAGACCTTTATCTGCAACGCCGTAGCGCCCGCTTTCGCGCATCGCCTGCCGTATGAAGACGAGGCGCGCAGCCTGGGGCAGCGGGTCTCTGCATCCGGTACTGCCCGTCCTTCGTAA